Proteins encoded in a region of the Orcinus orca chromosome X, mOrcOrc1.1, whole genome shotgun sequence genome:
- the LOC101278511 gene encoding LOW QUALITY PROTEIN: spermine synthase-like (The sequence of the model RefSeq protein was modified relative to this genomic sequence to represent the inferred CDS: substituted 1 base at 1 genomic stop codon) — protein sequence MAAAQHSTLDFMLGTKADGETILKGLQSIFQEQGMMESMHTWQDHGYLATYVNKNGSFANLRIYPHGLVLLDLQSYDGDAQGKEVDSLLNKVEERMKELSQDSTERVKRLPPIVRGGAIDRYWPTADGRLVEYDIDEGVYDEDSPYQNIKILHSKQFGNILILSGDANLAESDLAYTRAIMGSGKEDYTGKDVLILGGGDGGILCEIVKLKPKMVTMVEIDQMVTDGCKKYMXKTCGDVLDNLKGDCYQVLIEDCIPVLKRYIKEGREFDYVINDLTAVPISTSPEEDSTWEFLRLILDLSMKVLKQDGKYFTQGNCVNLTEALSLYEEQLGHLYCPVEFSKEIICVPSYLELCVFYTVWKKAKP from the coding sequence AtggcagcagcacagcacagcaccCTTGACTTCATGCTCGGCACCAAAGCTGATGGTGAGACCATTCTGAAAGGCCTCCAGTCCATCTTCCAGGAGCAGGGGATGATGGAGTCGATGCACACCTGGCAGGACCATGGCTATTTAGCGACCTACGTAAACAAAAACGGCAGCTTTGCCAATTTGAGAATTTACCCGCATGGATTGGTGTTGCTGGACCTTCAGAGTTACGACGGTGATGCGCAAGGCAAAGAAGTTGACAGTCTTTTGAacaaagtagaagaaagaatgaaagaattgagTCAGGACAGTACTGAGCGGGTGAAGCGATTACCACCCATAGTTCGAGGAGGGGCCATTGACAGATACTGGCCCACTGCAGATGGCCGCCTGGTTGAGTACGACATAGATGAAGGGGTGTATGATGAAGACTCACCTTACCAGAACATTAAAATTTTACACTCAAAACAATTTGGAAATATTCTCATCCTCAGTGGGGATGCTAATTTGGCAGAAAGTGATCTGGCGTATACCCGGGCCATCATGGGCAGCGGCAAAGAAGATTACACTGGCAAAGATGTACTGATTCTAGGAGGCGGAGATGGGGGCATATTATGTGAAATAGTCAAACTGAAACCAAAGATGGTCACTATGGTAGAGATTGACCAAATGGTGACTGACGGATGTAAGAAATACATGTGAAAAACATGTGGTGATGTCCTAGACAATCTTAAAGGAGACTGCTATCAGGTTCTAATAGAAGATTGTATTCCAGTACTGAAGAGGTACATCAAAGAAGGGAGAGAGTTTGATTATGTGATTAATGATTTGACAGCTGTTCCAATCTCCACATCTCCGGAAGAAGATTCCACATGGGAGTTTCTCAGACTGATTCTTGACCTCTCAATGAAAGTATTGAAACAGGATGGGAAATATTTTACACAGGGGAACTGTGTCAATTTGACTGAAGCCTTGTCACTCTATGAAGAACAGCTGGGGCACCTGTATTGTCCTGTGGAATTCTCGAAGGAGATCATCTGTGTCCCTTCATACTTGGaattgtgtgtattttacactgttTGGAAGAAAGCTAAACCTTGA